The following coding sequences lie in one Micromonospora sp. R77 genomic window:
- the thrS gene encoding threonine--tRNA ligase — MSAPRTPAVADPVVVATGTTAADAVAAAGLPMTGPKAVVVVRDPQGQLRDLDWTPAQEVTVEPVTLDSPDGLNVLRHSTAHVLAQAVQDVFPDAKLGIGPPIENGFYYDFAVDKPFQPDDLGKLEKRMQEIVKSGQRFRRRRFGSLDEAKAELAAEPFKLELIDVKGEGLDSSEVMEVGGGELTIYDNLAANEDKVCWSDLCRGPHLPNTRLIGAFKLMRSAAAYWRGSEKNPQLQRVYGTAWPTRDELKAYLKLLEEAARRDHRKLGADLDLFSFPDEIGSGLAVFHPKGGVIKRVMEDYVRARHIEEGFQYVGTPHISKEGLFHTSGHLPYYADGMYPPMELEGADYYLKAMNCPMHNLIYRSRGRSYRQLPMRLFEFGSVYRYEKSGVVHGLTRVRGLTQDDSHSYCTKEQAPGEIKHLLGFVLSLLKDFGIDDFYLELSTRDESRLDKFVGSDEDWATATAVLEQCARETGLDLVPDPGGAAFYGPKISVQAKDAIGRTWQLSTIQYDFNQPKGFGLEYQAADGTRQQPVMIHCAKFGSIERFIGVLTEHYAGAFPAWLAPVQVVGIPIRDDHADYLQEFVGTLTRQGIRAEVDFGDDRMQKKIRNAQQQKIPFMVIAGDDDVAAGTVSFRYRDGSQRNGVPTAEAVSHILDVVRSRTNAGPSAES, encoded by the coding sequence GTGTCCGCACCCCGTACCCCCGCCGTGGCCGACCCCGTCGTCGTCGCCACCGGGACGACGGCGGCCGACGCGGTGGCCGCGGCCGGCCTGCCGATGACCGGCCCGAAGGCCGTCGTGGTGGTCCGCGACCCGCAGGGCCAGCTGCGCGACCTGGACTGGACGCCGGCGCAGGAGGTCACCGTCGAACCGGTGACCCTCGACTCGCCGGACGGCCTGAACGTGCTGCGGCACTCGACCGCGCACGTGCTCGCCCAGGCCGTGCAGGACGTCTTCCCCGACGCCAAGCTCGGCATCGGCCCGCCCATCGAGAACGGCTTCTACTACGACTTCGCGGTCGACAAGCCGTTCCAGCCGGACGACCTCGGCAAGCTCGAGAAGCGGATGCAGGAGATCGTCAAGTCCGGGCAGCGGTTCCGGCGGCGGCGCTTCGGCAGCCTGGACGAGGCCAAGGCCGAGCTGGCCGCCGAGCCGTTCAAGCTGGAGCTGATCGACGTCAAGGGGGAGGGGCTGGACTCCTCCGAGGTGATGGAGGTGGGCGGCGGCGAGCTGACCATCTACGACAACCTCGCCGCGAACGAGGACAAGGTCTGCTGGTCGGACCTGTGCCGGGGCCCGCACCTGCCGAACACCCGGCTGATCGGCGCGTTCAAGCTGATGCGCTCGGCCGCCGCCTACTGGCGCGGGTCGGAGAAGAACCCGCAGCTGCAGCGGGTCTACGGCACCGCGTGGCCGACCCGGGACGAGCTGAAGGCGTACCTGAAGCTGTTGGAGGAGGCCGCCCGGCGCGACCACCGCAAGCTCGGCGCGGACCTGGACCTGTTCAGCTTCCCCGACGAGATCGGCTCCGGCCTCGCGGTCTTCCACCCCAAGGGCGGCGTGATCAAGCGGGTGATGGAGGACTACGTCCGCGCCCGCCACATCGAGGAGGGCTTCCAGTACGTCGGGACCCCGCACATCTCGAAGGAAGGGCTCTTCCACACCTCGGGCCACCTGCCCTACTACGCCGACGGCATGTACCCGCCCATGGAGCTCGAGGGCGCGGACTACTACCTCAAGGCGATGAACTGCCCGATGCACAACCTGATCTACCGGTCGCGCGGGCGGTCCTACCGGCAGCTGCCGATGCGGCTGTTCGAGTTCGGCTCGGTCTACCGCTACGAGAAGTCCGGCGTGGTGCACGGCCTGACCCGGGTGCGCGGCCTGACCCAGGACGACTCGCACTCCTACTGCACCAAGGAGCAGGCGCCGGGTGAGATCAAGCACCTGCTCGGGTTCGTGCTCAGCCTGCTGAAGGACTTCGGCATCGACGACTTCTACCTGGAGCTGTCGACCCGCGACGAGAGCAGGCTCGACAAGTTCGTCGGCTCCGACGAGGACTGGGCGACGGCGACCGCGGTGCTGGAGCAGTGCGCCCGGGAGACCGGCCTGGACCTGGTGCCCGACCCGGGTGGCGCGGCCTTCTACGGCCCGAAGATCTCGGTGCAGGCCAAGGACGCCATCGGCCGGACCTGGCAGCTGTCGACCATCCAGTACGACTTCAACCAGCCGAAGGGCTTCGGCCTGGAGTACCAGGCGGCCGACGGCACCCGGCAGCAGCCCGTCATGATCCACTGCGCGAAGTTCGGCTCCATCGAGCGGTTCATCGGGGTGCTCACCGAGCACTACGCGGGCGCCTTCCCGGCCTGGCTCGCCCCGGTGCAGGTGGTCGGCATCCCGATCCGCGACGACCACGCCGACTACCTCCAGGAGTTCGTCGGCACGCTGACCCGGCAGGGGATCCGGGCCGAGGTCGACTTCGGCGACGACCGGATGCAGAAGAAGATCCGCAACGCGCAGCAGCAGAAGATCCCGTTCATGGTGATCGCCGGTGACGACGACGTGGCCGCCGGCACGGTCTCCTTCCGCTACCGGGACGGCTCGCAGCGCAACGGCGTACCGACGGCCGAGGCGGTCAGCCACATCCTCGACGTGGTCCGCTCCCGCACCAACGCCGGCCCCTCCGCCGAGAGCTGA
- a CDS encoding HIT domain-containing protein, translating into MTGAERHSGNGTDDGLADGLERLWTPHRMTYISGEDRPEGGYEKPTGCPFCLAPGLPPEESLVVARGEHVFAVLNLYPYNPGHLLVCPYRHVADYTELDAPETTELAAFTKDAMRVVRQVSNAHGFNLGMNQGGVAGAGIAAHLHQHVVPRWGGDANFMPVIGRTKVLPQLLADTRDLFARAWPA; encoded by the coding sequence GTGACTGGGGCGGAGCGGCACAGCGGGAACGGCACCGACGACGGGCTGGCGGACGGGCTGGAACGGCTCTGGACGCCGCACCGGATGACCTACATCTCCGGCGAGGACCGGCCCGAGGGCGGCTACGAGAAGCCGACCGGCTGCCCGTTCTGCCTGGCCCCCGGCCTGCCGCCGGAGGAGAGCCTGGTCGTCGCCCGGGGCGAGCACGTCTTCGCGGTGCTCAACCTCTATCCGTACAACCCGGGGCACCTGCTGGTCTGCCCCTACCGGCACGTCGCCGACTACACCGAGCTGGACGCGCCGGAGACCACCGAGCTGGCCGCCTTCACCAAGGACGCCATGCGGGTGGTCCGGCAGGTCTCCAACGCGCACGGCTTCAACCTGGGCATGAACCAGGGCGGGGTGGCCGGCGCGGGCATCGCCGCGCACCTGCACCAGCACGTGGTGCCCCGCTGGGGCGGCGACGCCAACTTCATGCCGGTCATCGGCCGCACCAAGGTCCTGCCGCAGCTGCTCGCCGACACCCGCGACCTGTTCGCCAGGGCCTGGCCGGCCTGA
- a CDS encoding aldo/keto reductase: MAVTTRTLGRSGIEVSALGMGCWAIGGPWAEAGRPLGWGAVDDDESVRAVRRALELGVTFFDTADTYGAGHGERILGRALAGRRDEAVIATKWGYTFDEATREATGEDASPAYLRRAVTDSLRRLGTDRIDLYQLHLGDLPVPRVEALVGTLEELVADGLVRAYGWSTDRADRAAAFGQLAPGASVVQHGLSVLRDAPAMLAVCDKLDLASVARGPLGMGLLTGKYGTDSTLPRDDIRGTASTWLEWFRSGRPAPEWLRRVAAVRGALTADGRTLAQGALGWIWARSERAVPIPGARTVAQVEENAAALRRGPLAPDHFAEVERQLAALRSAALRDADRPHWPMPPVPTARP, from the coding sequence ATGGCAGTCACCACGCGGACGTTGGGCCGCAGCGGTATCGAGGTCAGCGCGCTCGGCATGGGCTGCTGGGCGATCGGTGGTCCGTGGGCCGAGGCCGGCCGCCCGCTCGGCTGGGGCGCGGTGGACGACGACGAGTCGGTCCGCGCGGTACGCCGGGCGCTGGAGCTCGGGGTGACCTTCTTCGACACCGCCGACACGTACGGTGCGGGGCACGGCGAGCGGATCCTCGGCCGGGCGCTGGCCGGCCGCCGCGACGAGGCGGTGATCGCCACCAAGTGGGGCTACACCTTCGACGAGGCCACCCGGGAGGCGACCGGGGAGGACGCCTCCCCGGCGTACCTGCGCCGGGCGGTGACCGACTCGCTGCGCCGGCTGGGCACCGACCGGATCGACCTCTATCAGCTGCACCTGGGTGACCTGCCGGTGCCCCGGGTCGAGGCGCTGGTGGGCACCCTCGAGGAGTTGGTCGCCGACGGCCTGGTCCGGGCGTACGGCTGGAGCACCGACCGGGCCGACCGGGCTGCCGCCTTCGGCCAGCTCGCCCCCGGCGCCAGCGTGGTGCAGCACGGCCTGTCCGTGCTGCGGGACGCGCCGGCGATGCTGGCGGTCTGCGACAAGCTCGACCTGGCCAGCGTGGCCCGTGGTCCGCTCGGGATGGGCCTGCTGACCGGCAAGTACGGCACCGACTCCACGCTGCCCCGGGACGACATCCGGGGGACCGCGTCGACCTGGCTGGAGTGGTTCCGCAGCGGCCGGCCCGCCCCGGAGTGGCTGCGCCGGGTGGCCGCCGTGCGGGGTGCGCTCACCGCCGACGGCCGGACCCTCGCCCAGGGTGCGCTCGGCTGGATCTGGGCGCGCAGCGAGCGCGCCGTGCCGATCCCCGGCGCCCGTACGGTCGCCCAGGTCGAGGAGAACGCCGCCGCCCTGCGCCGGGGTCCGCTCGCCCCCGACCACTTCGCCGAGGTGGAACGCCAACTGGCGGCCCTGCGCAGCGCCGCCCTCCGCGACGCCGACCGCCCCCACTGGCCCATGCCCCCCGTCCCCACCGCCCGCCCCTGA
- a CDS encoding elongation factor G-like protein EF-G2, producing MAQKNQEKGVTGGAPVVTAPDRVRNVVLVGHSGAGKTTLVEALLAASGTIGRAGSVTDGTTVCDHDPAAVRQQRSVSLACAPLLHADVKVNLLDTPGYGDFVGELRAGLRAADAALFVVSAVDGMDAATAALWEECAAVDMPRAVAVTRLDHPRADFDESVALCQRVFGDNVLPLYLPMLGDDGESVAGLMGLITRRVFDYSTGLPAEIREPDPEHLPAILEARNELIEGVIAESEDETLMDRYLGGEEIDTEVLITDLEKAVARGHFYPVVPVCAETGVGLDVLLDGLVSAFPSPLEHELPEITGVDGSPRPPLHCDPTGPLVAEVVKTTVDRHVGRVSLVRVFSGTLRPDQVIHVSGHGMAERGHPDHDADERVGHLYTPLGATLREVTACVAGDLCAITKSGSAETGDTISAKEEPLLIAPWEMPEPLLPVAIVAHSRADEDALARNLGRLVAGDPTLRLERNPETHQLVLWCMGEAHADVVLDRLRAGGVELETEPVRVALRETLTTAAKGHGRHVKQSGGHGQYAVCDIEVEPLPRGAGFEFVDKVVGGAVPHNYIPSVEKGVRAQLERGLVAGFPVVDLRVTLFDGKAHSVDSSDAAFQTAGALALRDAAEKGQPTLLEPVDEVTVRVPDSAVGAVMGDLSGRRGRVLGTEPDPDAEGRTLVRAEVPATELLRYAVELRSMTAGTGTFRREFARYDPMPTHLADQARKEHTTRT from the coding sequence ATGGCGCAGAAAAATCAGGAGAAGGGTGTCACCGGCGGCGCGCCGGTGGTGACCGCACCCGACAGGGTCCGCAACGTGGTGCTCGTGGGGCACTCCGGGGCCGGCAAGACCACCCTGGTCGAGGCGCTGCTCGCGGCCAGCGGCACGATCGGCCGGGCCGGCTCCGTCACCGACGGCACCACGGTCTGCGACCACGATCCGGCGGCGGTCCGCCAGCAGCGCTCGGTGAGCCTGGCCTGTGCCCCGCTGCTGCACGCCGACGTCAAGGTCAACCTCCTGGACACCCCCGGTTACGGCGACTTCGTCGGCGAGCTGCGCGCCGGCCTGCGCGCCGCCGACGCCGCGCTCTTCGTGGTGTCGGCGGTCGACGGGATGGACGCCGCCACCGCCGCCCTGTGGGAGGAGTGCGCCGCCGTCGACATGCCGCGCGCCGTCGCGGTGACCCGGCTCGACCACCCGCGCGCCGACTTCGACGAGTCGGTGGCGCTCTGCCAGCGGGTCTTCGGCGACAACGTGCTGCCGCTCTACCTGCCGATGCTCGGCGACGACGGCGAGTCCGTCGCCGGGCTGATGGGTCTGATCACCCGGCGGGTCTTCGACTATTCCACCGGGCTGCCCGCCGAGATCCGGGAACCCGACCCGGAGCACCTGCCGGCCATCCTGGAGGCCCGCAACGAGCTGATCGAGGGGGTCATCGCCGAGAGCGAGGACGAGACCCTGATGGACCGCTACCTCGGCGGCGAGGAGATCGACACCGAGGTGCTGATCACCGACCTGGAGAAGGCGGTCGCCCGGGGCCACTTCTATCCGGTGGTGCCGGTCTGCGCGGAGACCGGCGTCGGCCTGGACGTGCTGCTGGACGGACTGGTGTCGGCGTTCCCCTCCCCGCTGGAGCACGAGCTGCCCGAGATCACCGGGGTGGACGGCTCGCCCCGGCCGCCGTTGCACTGCGACCCGACCGGCCCGCTGGTGGCCGAGGTGGTCAAGACCACCGTCGACCGGCACGTCGGTCGGGTCTCCCTGGTCCGGGTCTTCTCCGGCACGCTCCGCCCCGACCAGGTCATCCACGTCTCCGGGCACGGCATGGCCGAGCGCGGGCACCCCGACCACGACGCCGACGAGCGGGTCGGGCACCTCTACACGCCGCTCGGCGCGACCCTGCGCGAGGTGACCGCCTGCGTGGCGGGTGACCTGTGCGCGATCACCAAGTCGGGCAGCGCGGAGACCGGCGACACCATCTCCGCCAAGGAGGAGCCGCTGCTCATCGCCCCGTGGGAGATGCCCGAGCCGCTGCTGCCGGTGGCCATCGTGGCACACAGCCGGGCCGACGAGGACGCGCTCGCCCGGAACCTGGGCCGGCTGGTCGCCGGTGACCCGACGCTGCGGCTGGAACGCAACCCCGAGACCCACCAGCTGGTGCTCTGGTGCATGGGCGAGGCGCACGCCGACGTGGTGCTGGACCGGCTGCGGGCCGGCGGGGTCGAGCTGGAGACCGAGCCGGTACGGGTGGCGCTGCGCGAGACGCTGACCACCGCCGCCAAGGGGCACGGCCGGCACGTCAAGCAGTCCGGCGGCCACGGCCAGTACGCCGTCTGCGACATCGAGGTCGAGCCGCTGCCGCGCGGGGCCGGCTTCGAGTTCGTCGACAAGGTCGTCGGCGGCGCCGTCCCGCACAACTACATCCCGTCGGTGGAGAAGGGCGTCCGGGCACAGCTGGAACGCGGTCTGGTCGCCGGCTTCCCGGTGGTGGACCTGCGGGTGACCCTCTTCGACGGCAAGGCGCACAGCGTGGACTCCTCCGACGCGGCCTTCCAGACCGCCGGGGCGCTCGCCCTGCGCGACGCCGCCGAGAAGGGGCAGCCGACCCTGCTGGAGCCGGTCGACGAGGTGACCGTGCGGGTGCCCGACTCGGCGGTCGGCGCGGTGATGGGCGACCTCTCCGGCCGGCGCGGCCGGGTGCTCGGCACCGAACCCGACCCGGACGCGGAGGGCCGCACCCTGGTCCGGGCCGAGGTGCCCGCCACCGAGCTGCTCCGCTACGCCGTCGAGCTGCGCTCGATGACCGCCGGCACCGGCACCTTCCGCCGCGAGTTCGCCCGCTACGACCCGATGCCCACCCACCTCGCCGACCAGGCCCGCAAGGAACACACCACCCGCACCTGA
- the pgsA gene encoding phosphatidylinositol phosphate synthase, with product MAKIFQVTARAGMTRVVEPVARGLLRAGVSPNAVTVTGTVGVLVGALGFGARGQLVAGALIVTFFALTDLLDGTMARMSGGSTRFGAFLDSSMDRIADSAVFGAVAYWLATEGDHAGTAAALICLAAGGLVSYVKARAEGLGMTCNVGIAERTERLLIVGVGGLLTGLGVPLALEIALWLLAAVSIFTVGQRMAHVYRQAQLVGRE from the coding sequence ATGGCGAAGATCTTCCAAGTGACGGCCCGCGCGGGGATGACCCGCGTCGTGGAGCCGGTCGCGCGCGGACTGCTCCGCGCGGGTGTGTCCCCCAACGCGGTCACCGTGACCGGCACCGTCGGCGTGCTCGTCGGCGCCCTCGGCTTCGGCGCCCGCGGCCAACTGGTCGCCGGGGCGCTGATCGTCACGTTCTTCGCGCTGACCGACCTGCTCGACGGGACGATGGCCCGGATGAGCGGCGGGTCGACGCGGTTCGGCGCGTTCCTCGACTCGAGCATGGACCGGATCGCCGACAGCGCGGTGTTCGGCGCGGTCGCGTACTGGCTGGCCACCGAGGGCGACCACGCCGGGACGGCCGCCGCGCTGATCTGCCTGGCCGCCGGTGGGCTGGTCTCCTACGTCAAGGCCCGCGCCGAGGGTCTCGGGATGACCTGCAACGTCGGTATCGCCGAGCGGACCGAGCGGCTGCTCATCGTCGGGGTGGGCGGCCTGCTCACCGGTCTCGGGGTGCCGCTGGCGCTGGAGATCGCGCTCTGGCTGCTCGCCGCCGTCTCGATCTTCACGGTCGGGCAGCGGATGGCCCACGTGTACCGGCAGGCCCAGCTGGTCGGCCGGGAGTGA